GGCCTTCTCCCCATAGACCACAGGGATCGGTTCGTGTCCATGATCCAGTTTCGAAACCGTATCGTCCATTTCGACAACGACATCGATCTCAAGATCCTTCACCACATCCTTCTGGAAGAGTTGGTCGACATTCGGGAACTGTATCATGCGTTCATTCGGTTCATCGAGGAACACCCGGATGAGTACAGGACGACATCCGTGGCTGCCCGCTGACCTACAACATGCGCCATGGACGCGACCATGCTGCACGAAGTTGACAGGGTGGTAATCAAGTGACAAAATCCGACGGGTCAGCGCGTGAGGCGCACACGCCTTTTCTGATGGGAAAGTGAAACGAGGAGGTGGCAAGATGAAGAACCGTTCTACGGCGAGGTTCCACCGCTCGCCGGGGTTTGGGCGACAGGTAAGACCCTGGAGGAATGCCGTCGCAAGCTCGCCGAGGCCATCGAGGACTGGGTACTGTTGAGCATTGCGAAAGGATTACCGATCCCCGACCGACACAATATGACTGAGTGATATAATTTGGGTATAGATATGGGAGGCAACAGGATGGTACACCGTATTGTGTTCCGCACGGAGTTCTTCAAGGAAGGGGATCTCTATGTTGGTCTTGCTCCAGAGCTAGATGTTTCTAGTTTTGGAGAAACCCTGGAAGAAGCAAAGCGATCCATTCAGTCAGCGGTGGAAGCCTTCGTCGATGAGTGCGAGGCAATGGGGACACTGAGGGAAGTCCTTGAAGAGGCAGGATTTAGTCAGAAGGGGGATATGTGGCTTCCCCGCCAACCCCTTGCCACTGAATTGCTCAGCATAAGCTAAGAGGTGTCGGCTCAACGGATCGTCCCGATTCCTTCCCAGCTCCTGGTGAGGGTTTTTGAGTTGGAAGGGTTTCGCATCAAGCGACAAAAGGGAGATCACTTGATCTTGACAAAGTCTGGAGTGAAGCGACCGGTAGTGATCAAGACCAGTCCACGGGAGGTCCCGGTGACCCATATTCTGACGAATCTGCGGACAGCGGGGATCAGTCGCGAACGGTATTTCGAGTTACTTGATCAGGTACAATGATCTGCTTGTTCTCTAATTCAGCGGCTCCAACAGACCGCCCAACCCAGACAAATCT
This genomic window from Candidatus Methylomirabilota bacterium contains:
- a CDS encoding DUF86 domain-containing protein, yielding MSYDEFASDFRNLDSALHRLQAAIQALVDLGSYVIASLGLRTPSSSAEAIDILVENGLLPIDHRDRFVSMIQFRNRIVHFDNDIDLKILHHILLEELVDIRELYHAFIRFIEEHPDEYRTTSVAAR
- a CDS encoding type II toxin-antitoxin system HicB family antitoxin, which gives rise to MVHRIVFRTEFFKEGDLYVGLAPELDVSSFGETLEEAKRSIQSAVEAFVDECEAMGTLREVLEEAGFSQKGDMWLPRQPLATELLSIS
- a CDS encoding type II toxin-antitoxin system HicA family toxin, coding for MSAQRIVPIPSQLLVRVFELEGFRIKRQKGDHLILTKSGVKRPVVIKTSPREVPVTHILTNLRTAGISRERYFELLDQVQ